In Ochotona princeps isolate mOchPri1 chromosome 33, mOchPri1.hap1, whole genome shotgun sequence, one DNA window encodes the following:
- the TMEM38A gene encoding trimeric intracellular cation channel type A yields the protein MELLSALSLGELALSFSRVPLFPVFDLSYFIVSILYLKYEPGAVELSRRHPVASWLCAMLHCFGSYILADLLLGEPLIDYFSNNSSVLLASAVWYLIFFCPLDLFYKCVCFLPVKLIFVAMKEVVRVRKIAVGIHHAHHHYHHGWFVMIATGWVKGSGVALMSHAEQLLRGVWKPETNEVLHMSFPTKASLYGAVLFTLQQTRWLPVSKASLIFVFTLFMVSCKVFLTATHSHSSPFDVLEGYMCPVLFGAGWGGEQHHHDNHGGSPAAGPGLQHPVLPAKAREELGEGARKKKTKKAD from the exons ATGGAGCTGCTGTCTGCGCTGAGCCTGGGGGAGCTGGCGCTGAGCTTCTCGCGagtgcccctgttccccgtgtTCGATCTCAGCTACTTCATCGTGTCCATTCTCTACCTCAAATATGAGCCAG GAGCAGTCGAGCTGTCCCGACGCCACCCCGTGGCCTCCTGGCTGTGCGCCATGCTGCACTGTTTCGGGAGCTACATCCTGGCGGACCTGCTGCTCGGCGAGCCCCTCATAGACTACTTCAGCAACAACTCGAGTGTCCTGCTCGCCTCGGCCGTCTG GTACCTGATTTTCTTCTGCCCCCTGGACCTGTTCTACAAGTGCGTCTGCTTCCTGCCAGTCAAGCTCATCTTCGTGGCCATGAAGGAGGTGGTGAGGGTCCGCAAGATTGCCGTGGGCATCCACCATGCccatcaccactaccaccacGGCTGGTTCGTCATGATCGCCACCGGGTGGGTCAAAG GCTCTGGCGTCGCCCTCATGTCCCACGCCGAGCAGCTGCTCCGAGGCGTCTGGAAGCCTGAGACAAACGAGGTGCTGCACATGTCCTT CCCCACCAAAGCCAGCCTGTACGGAGCTGTGCTCTTCACGCTCCAGCAGACCCGCTGGCTCCCAGTGTCCAAAGCCAGCCTCATCTTTGTCTTCACCCTCTTCATGGTGTCCTGTAAG GTGTTCCTGACGGCCACCCACTCCCACAGTTCCCCATTTGACGTCCTGGAGGGCTACATGTGCCCTGTGCTGTTCGGGGCAGGCTGGGGCGGCGAGCAGCACCACCACGACAATCATGGTGGATCCCCCGCGGCTGGGCCTGGCCTGCAGCACCCGGTCCTGCCGGCCAAGGCCAGGGAAGAGCTGGGCGAGGGCGCCAGGAAGAAGAAGACCAAGAAGGCGGATTAG
- the SMIM7 gene encoding small integral membrane protein 7, whose protein sequence is MIGDILLFGTLLMNAGAVLNFKLRKKDTQGFGEESRDPSTGDNIREFLLSLRYFRIFIALWNIFMMVCMILLFGS, encoded by the exons ATGATCGGAGACATCCTGCTGTTCGG GACGCTGCTGATGAACGCCGGCGCCGTGCTCAACTTTAAACT GAGGAAGAAGGACACGCAGGGTTTTGGGGAGGAGTCGAGAGACCCCAGCACGG GTGACAACATCCGGGAGTTCCTGCTGAGCCTCCGTTACTTCCGCATCTTCATCGCCCTGTGGAATATCTTCATGATGGTCTGCATGATCCT GCTGTTCGGCTCCTGA